In Oryza glaberrima chromosome 8, OglaRS2, whole genome shotgun sequence, the following are encoded in one genomic region:
- the LOC127783255 gene encoding F-box/LRR-repeat protein At1g06630-like, whose product MEGSPRRRKLRRLSPGAAPQQPKPSLNSLPSEILENIVGRLPVRQAVRTSALSRDWRRRWESSPGIRFGWGSGEAGAAAAVGQILARYACPVRHFRHGWIESGGSARADEWLVVLAGRGVEHLALIFSEADNFLFHTLHAAIFSCRELTKLELGSCRLPAAPSDFSGFPNLTVLTLTMVAFPPHGERTLEAMISSAPLLQSLELKNVSMEGGEWDEWVIRAPNLKDLIIQLEFDFLWEIEQLPSIQTATISVDNESTDRDFVQLLTCFARPSYTGYRSG is encoded by the coding sequence atggaggGGTCGCCCCGACGCCGGAAGCTGCGGCGGCTGTCTCCGGGGGCGGCGCCGCAGCAGCCGAAGCCGAGCCTGAACTCCCTCCCGTCGGAGATCCTCGAGAACATCGTCGGCCGCCTCCCCGTCCGCCAGGCCGTCCGCACGTCGGCTCTCTCCCGCGActggcgccgccgctgggaGTCCTCCCCGGGGATCCGCTTCGGGTggggcagcggcgaggcgggcgccgccgccgccgtcggccaaaTCCTCGCGCGGTACGCGTGCCCCGTCCGCCATTTCCGCCACGGGTGGATCGAGAGCGGTGGCTCCGCCCGCGCGGACGAGtggctcgtcgtcctcgccgggaGGGGCGTCGAGCACCTCGCCCTAATCTTCTCGGAGGCCGACAACTTCCTCTTCCACACGCTTCACGCCGCCATCTTCTCGTGCCGCGAGCTCACCAAGCTGGAGCTCGGGAGCTGCCGCCTCCCGGCCGCGCCCTCGGACTTCTCAGGGTTCCCAAATCTCACCGTGTTAACCCTCACCATGGTCGCTTTTCCACCCCATGGGGAGAGGACTTTGGAGGCGATGATCTCCTCGGCTCCGTTGCTTCAGTCGCTGGAGCTTAAGAATGTTAGTATGGAAGGCGGCGAGTGGGATGAGTGGGTGATTCGGGCACCAAATCTCAAGGATTTGATTATTCAGTTAGAGTTCGATTTTCTATGGGAGATCGAGCAGCTTCCTTCCATCCAGACGGCGACTATCAGTGTTGATAATGAATCTACCGATCGTGATTTTGTTCAGCTACTGACATGTTTTGCTCGACCTTCATATACCG